Proteins found in one Mucilaginibacter gracilis genomic segment:
- a CDS encoding glycosyltransferase family 4 protein has product MKKILFIDQFNKIGGGQSVLLDLVAAANAKGLKTTIALPRGDYVEANAAAGTGFFYLPQLKLTNGKKSVLDLAKLIIHYLSLFRLVKTIKQHDYVYVNGPRYFMFIYLLSFFVKRKFIYHIHIDFTHSGKLLLQKIVDSPQAYKIVFNSNYILETFLESANLKCTKSSKLLVIEPSLSATFSNLEFEDRFSEPKDSNYSFVCIGRIIPEKGFDTYLNIALKYPDIEFYIIGDAEVGTSNYYQSLRNRATANVIFTGKSTNVSLAIKSKGVQFSIVPSQWNEPFGIVAIEAMACSCITFVANRGGLVEIASHTGAVNFKDEEDLVLKIDSILKKSGTEKLDIAYAQYLKTQAKYNFENFSAKFSNLIQ; this is encoded by the coding sequence ATGAAAAAGATATTATTTATAGATCAGTTTAACAAAATTGGCGGTGGCCAAAGTGTATTGTTAGATTTGGTTGCTGCTGCCAATGCCAAAGGTTTAAAAACTACAATAGCTTTGCCCCGAGGTGATTACGTAGAAGCAAACGCTGCCGCTGGAACCGGTTTTTTTTATTTGCCGCAACTAAAACTAACCAACGGAAAAAAAAGTGTTTTGGATTTGGCAAAATTGATAATCCATTACCTGAGTTTGTTTAGGTTAGTTAAAACTATTAAGCAACATGATTATGTTTATGTAAATGGGCCTCGGTATTTTATGTTTATATATCTGCTTTCATTTTTTGTGAAAAGGAAGTTTATATATCACATCCATATTGATTTTACCCACTCGGGCAAGTTGCTGCTGCAAAAAATAGTTGATTCTCCTCAAGCCTATAAAATAGTTTTTAATTCAAATTACATATTAGAAACTTTTTTAGAGTCGGCAAATTTAAAATGCACAAAAAGTAGTAAGTTGTTGGTAATTGAGCCATCGCTTTCGGCAACGTTTAGTAACCTTGAATTTGAAGATAGGTTTAGCGAACCCAAGGATAGCAATTACAGCTTTGTATGTATTGGGCGTATTATACCAGAGAAAGGCTTTGATACCTATTTAAACATTGCGTTAAAGTATCCTGATATTGAGTTTTATATTATCGGCGATGCTGAAGTTGGCACATCAAACTACTATCAATCGCTTCGGAATAGGGCAACGGCTAACGTTATCTTTACAGGCAAGTCAACCAATGTTTCTTTGGCAATAAAATCTAAAGGTGTGCAGTTCTCTATAGTTCCATCGCAATGGAACGAACCTTTCGGTATTGTTGCTATTGAAGCCATGGCTTGCTCTTGCATTACGTTTGTTGCAAATAGAGGCGGATTAGTAGAGATTGCGAGCCATACAGGAGCCGTGAATTTTAAAGATGAAGAAGACCTTGTTTTAAAAATAGACTCCATTCTAAAAAAATCAGGTACAGAAAAGTTGGACATAGCGTATGCGCAATACCTTAAAACGCAAGCAAAGTATAATTTTGAAAATTTTTCGGCTAAATTTAGTAATCTGATACAGTAA
- a CDS encoding O-antigen ligase family protein, translating into MIEIQKLKNKLSYYILAFIAFQQFPVIRIGGSFKIYELLALLLLIVNILSFDKTKKITKLTFILFCFFVASPVISYVLSYITQTYPIGFYNKYPEANSFKYNYYFFPTLQLIFMFFNYAAFNTISSSKYIYDNVEKVIKTSIIIATVISIYSLISMVSFDVVQALPSFIQNKSKYYFRGSGLSQEPGIYVLYQAWICLFVFYSRHFFKQNIWLIIAAINVASLLSTISTTLIALPIILLFSVFVFKSSFKNKLIVISVVFTFLLIAIITVYYYNLFDSFDALFTNKIANFFQDPDHTLDSGSFRRYTSRIGLKMFNDNFFTGVGVGKSIYYMYLYEFKMGIRTFGLTLEAGIFPQNLFSIVLSEQGIIGGISLLSLIIYTLKKLWKNRSASKYHQMFFIGTLFNISAMLTLAPAYSFYIWAFIALALCYNKFYKYNFE; encoded by the coding sequence GTGATTGAAATTCAGAAATTAAAAAACAAGTTAAGTTATTACATACTTGCTTTTATCGCCTTCCAGCAATTTCCTGTTATCAGGATTGGCGGTAGCTTTAAGATATACGAACTGCTAGCATTGCTACTGCTTATAGTTAACATATTGTCGTTTGATAAAACAAAAAAAATTACCAAATTAACTTTTATATTGTTTTGCTTTTTTGTTGCTTCGCCGGTTATTAGCTATGTACTATCTTATATAACCCAAACATATCCCATTGGCTTTTACAATAAATATCCCGAAGCAAATTCTTTTAAATACAATTACTACTTCTTTCCTACGCTTCAGCTCATATTTATGTTTTTTAATTATGCGGCTTTTAACACCATAAGCTCATCTAAATATATTTATGATAATGTTGAAAAAGTAATTAAAACATCAATAATCATAGCTACGGTTATATCAATCTATTCTTTAATATCCATGGTTTCGTTTGATGTGGTGCAGGCGCTGCCTTCATTTATTCAAAACAAATCAAAATATTATTTCAGAGGTAGTGGATTATCGCAAGAACCGGGTATATACGTGTTGTATCAGGCCTGGATATGTTTGTTTGTTTTTTATTCAAGGCATTTTTTTAAGCAAAACATCTGGTTAATTATTGCGGCCATTAATGTTGCTTCCTTGCTTTCCACTATATCAACTACGCTTATTGCTCTGCCAATTATTTTATTGTTTTCTGTTTTTGTTTTCAAAAGCAGCTTTAAAAATAAATTGATTGTGATCTCTGTTGTATTCACATTTCTGTTAATAGCAATAATTACAGTTTATTACTACAATTTATTTGATTCGTTTGACGCGCTATTTACCAACAAGATAGCCAATTTTTTTCAAGATCCCGATCATACATTGGATAGCGGGTCTTTCAGAAGATATACTTCACGTATAGGATTAAAAATGTTTAACGATAATTTTTTTACCGGCGTGGGTGTAGGTAAAAGCATATACTATATGTATTTGTATGAGTTTAAAATGGGCATACGTACATTTGGCTTAACGTTAGAAGCCGGCATCTTTCCTCAAAATTTGTTTTCGATAGTTTTGAGTGAACAGGGTATCATTGGAGGTATTTCTTTATTGTCTCTCATTATATACACGCTAAAAAAATTATGGAAAAACCGTAGTGCATCAAAATATCACCAAATGTTTTTTATCGGAACGCTTTTTAACATATCAGCAATGTTAACCTTGGCACCGGCATATTCATTTTACATCTGGGCCTTTATTGCCCTTGCCCTTTGCTATAATAAATTTTATAAATATAACTTTGAATGA
- a CDS encoding glycosyltransferase family 2 protein, which translates to MQPLISIITATYNSGKVLENYLLSIKNQTYKNIELIVVDGASTDNTIEIVKKYHDVVNKWISEKDSGVYEAWNRGLALAQGEWIAFVGSDDEVYPDAFSSYVQFLNKAESENFNYISSRVKIVDGKGKFIRLLGWPWVWETSRKVCNIAHPGSLHHKSLFKQFGNYNTSFKICGDYEWLLRVGENLKAGFMDQITVKMALGGLSDTLGVVKESYRAISETGSATKQEALKLYYLQTIKFAAKKVLRKLNINIILKKD; encoded by the coding sequence ATGCAACCATTAATATCAATAATTACAGCAACATATAACTCTGGTAAAGTTTTGGAGAATTACCTGCTCAGTATAAAAAACCAAACCTATAAAAATATTGAGCTGATTGTTGTTGACGGTGCGTCAACTGATAACACAATAGAAATAGTAAAAAAATACCATGATGTTGTTAATAAATGGATTAGTGAAAAAGATAGTGGTGTTTATGAGGCCTGGAACAGAGGCTTGGCTTTAGCACAAGGCGAATGGATTGCATTTGTTGGTTCGGATGATGAGGTATACCCCGATGCCTTTAGTAGTTATGTGCAGTTTTTAAATAAAGCAGAAAGTGAAAATTTTAATTATATATCATCACGAGTAAAAATTGTTGATGGCAAGGGTAAATTTATTCGGCTATTGGGCTGGCCGTGGGTTTGGGAAACATCACGAAAAGTTTGCAATATTGCGCATCCGGGTTCGCTGCATCACAAAAGCTTATTTAAGCAATTTGGTAACTATAACACATCTTTTAAAATTTGTGGCGATTATGAATGGCTGCTGCGGGTTGGTGAAAACTTAAAGGCGGGGTTTATGGACCAAATAACAGTTAAAATGGCACTAGGCGGGCTAAGTGACACTTTGGGTGTAGTTAAGGAATCATATAGGGCTATAAGCGAAACGGGTAGTGCTACAAAGCAGGAAGCACTTAAATTATATTACTTGCAGACTATTAAGTTTGCCGCTAAAAAAGTTTTAAGGAAATTGAACATCAATATTATACTTAAAAAAGATTAG
- a CDS encoding acyltransferase, whose amino-acid sequence MSYIRIVNKAVNRAVKSVMGIAYWVVTWFRFKVNGVTFSLKYYPNGFPVVNVNLKGSFSIGHNFRFNSGRRHNIIGRQQLCYFVVGPQGKLTIGNHVGISSTAIVCYESIIIGDNVKIGGNTVIYDTDFHSLKVSERTKVPEDFSKVKTKPVKIEDNAFIGAHTTILKGVVIGRNSIVGSCSVVTKNIPPDEIWAGNPARFIKKIEPENI is encoded by the coding sequence ATGAGTTATATCCGTATCGTCAATAAAGCAGTAAATCGTGCTGTTAAATCTGTAATGGGTATTGCATATTGGGTAGTAACCTGGTTTAGGTTTAAAGTAAACGGCGTTACGTTTTCTTTAAAATATTATCCAAATGGTTTCCCGGTAGTTAACGTTAATTTAAAAGGTAGTTTTTCGATAGGGCATAATTTTAGGTTTAATAGCGGCAGGCGTCATAATATCATTGGTAGGCAACAACTTTGTTATTTTGTGGTTGGTCCGCAGGGAAAGTTAACAATCGGCAATCATGTGGGCATAAGCAGTACGGCAATTGTATGTTATGAAAGCATCATTATCGGCGACAATGTGAAAATAGGTGGGAATACGGTTATTTATGATACAGACTTTCACTCATTAAAAGTTAGCGAAAGAACAAAAGTTCCTGAGGATTTTAGTAAAGTAAAAACTAAGCCGGTGAAAATTGAAGACAATGCTTTTATTGGCGCCCATACAACCATATTAAAAGGTGTTGTAATTGGCCGTAATTCTATCGTCGGGTCGTGTTCGGTAGTAACTAAAAACATTCCGCCAGATGAAATTTGGGCCGGAAATCCGGCACGGTTTATTAAAAAAATTGAACCGGAAAATATATGA
- a CDS encoding CatB-related O-acetyltransferase, giving the protein MYNSKYLDKKLFFLNPLFIYLKWLLTKVSYQSKYWGKHLRIGYLAHVDQCVFSEYNNVGANSDVYNCNIGKFSYCGDNCLILHADIGSFCSIGPNVMIAPGRHPTSTFVSTFPALFARFQHINYDFNAKSSFESHQRVLIGSDVWIGANVLVVDGVKIGDGAVVGANSVVTKDVEPFHVVGGVPAKFIKKRFTDEQIDVLMKSKWWAKDNEWIKNNIHLFESIDQFISVINNV; this is encoded by the coding sequence ATGTATAATTCAAAATACTTAGATAAAAAGTTATTTTTTTTAAACCCATTGTTTATTTATCTAAAATGGTTGTTAACTAAAGTTAGCTATCAAAGTAAATATTGGGGAAAGCATTTAAGAATAGGTTATTTAGCTCACGTAGATCAATGTGTTTTTAGCGAGTACAATAATGTTGGGGCAAACTCCGATGTTTATAATTGCAACATAGGGAAGTTTAGCTATTGTGGTGATAATTGTTTGATTTTACATGCCGACATAGGTTCGTTTTGTTCTATCGGGCCTAACGTAATGATAGCACCCGGACGGCATCCTACCTCCACGTTTGTTAGTACGTTTCCGGCACTTTTTGCCCGCTTTCAACACATAAATTATGACTTTAACGCTAAGAGCTCATTTGAGAGTCATCAAAGAGTGCTCATTGGAAGTGATGTATGGATTGGTGCCAATGTTTTGGTTGTTGATGGGGTGAAAATTGGTGATGGCGCAGTTGTAGGTGCTAATTCTGTTGTTACAAAAGATGTTGAACCTTTTCATGTAGTTGGAGGTGTGCCGGCCAAATTTATTAAAAAGAGGTTCACTGATGAGCAAATAGATGTTTTAATGAAATCGAAATGGTGGGCGAAAGATAATGAATGGATCAAAAACAACATCCATCTTTTTGAGTCAATAGATCAGTTTATTAGTGTTATAAATAACGTATAA
- a CDS encoding lipopolysaccharide biosynthesis protein, which translates to MRLRKVIVVIKDKLIKLLSGGHERTIKARKNIFLSILYKGGSIAISIIIIPLTITYVNSDTYGIWITLSSIISWFSFFDVGLGNGLKNKLAENNALNETSKSKSYISTTYVILGVISLIVFVVFYFANKFVNWNTVLNTKITDNHYLRHVVLLLVSLFSIQFVTQIINSILTAFHKSARVALITFLGQLLSLTFIFFIRYYISGSLILLVISMAGIPLIVQLLASLIYFSKEYKVYSPSFKYVDLSQARDLLSVGGKFFFIQIGALILFQTDNIVITQVFGPADVTIFNIAYKLFSVLILLFSIIITPLWSAYTDAYAKNDWIWIRSSMIKMQKFWMVLSVCSLALLAASSFVYRLWLHGSVSVPLSLSVAMAVYVICYVWQSIHVYFLNGVGKVKLQLYLVMGCSVVNIPMAIFFAKYWGLAGVTYSNVVLIFITGVIFSIQCKKIINHTATGIFNK; encoded by the coding sequence ATGCGATTAAGAAAGGTGATTGTGGTTATAAAAGATAAGCTTATTAAACTCCTTTCCGGAGGCCATGAGCGAACCATCAAGGCACGAAAAAATATATTTCTATCAATTTTATACAAAGGTGGAAGTATTGCAATTAGTATAATAATAATACCGTTAACAATTACCTACGTAAACTCCGACACTTATGGAATTTGGATTACTTTAAGTTCTATTATTTCTTGGTTTAGTTTTTTTGATGTAGGGTTGGGTAATGGGTTAAAAAACAAACTGGCGGAAAACAATGCTTTAAACGAAACCTCAAAGTCAAAGTCTTATATAAGTACAACATATGTAATACTGGGTGTAATATCGCTTATTGTTTTTGTGGTGTTTTATTTTGCTAATAAGTTTGTAAACTGGAATACAGTTTTAAATACTAAAATTACAGACAATCATTATCTGCGTCATGTGGTTTTGTTGCTCGTTAGTTTATTCTCAATTCAATTTGTAACTCAAATAATTAACTCAATATTAACTGCTTTCCACAAATCTGCACGTGTTGCCTTAATAACATTTCTGGGGCAGCTGTTAAGTTTAACATTTATATTTTTTATCCGGTATTATATTTCGGGTTCATTAATTCTATTAGTTATCTCCATGGCTGGCATACCATTAATAGTACAGTTATTGGCAAGTTTAATTTATTTTTCCAAAGAATATAAAGTCTATTCGCCGTCTTTTAAATATGTGGATTTATCGCAAGCAAGGGATTTATTAAGTGTAGGAGGAAAGTTTTTTTTTATTCAAATAGGCGCATTAATACTATTTCAAACAGATAATATAGTTATCACGCAAGTATTTGGTCCTGCGGATGTAACTATATTTAATATAGCCTATAAACTTTTCTCGGTGCTCATACTTTTATTCAGTATTATTATAACTCCGCTTTGGAGTGCCTATACCGATGCTTACGCAAAAAACGATTGGATTTGGATTAGATCATCGATGATAAAAATGCAAAAGTTTTGGATGGTTTTATCTGTATGTAGTTTGGCGCTGTTAGCAGCCTCTTCTTTTGTATACCGTTTGTGGCTGCACGGTAGCGTATCGGTTCCGTTATCATTATCAGTAGCAATGGCCGTATATGTTATATGCTATGTTTGGCAATCAATCCATGTTTATTTTTTAAATGGCGTGGGCAAAGTAAAGTTGCAATTATATCTTGTTATGGGGTGCTCGGTAGTTAACATTCCAATGGCCATTTTTTTTGCCAAATATTGGGGGCTGGCAGGCGTTACTTATTCGAATGTGGTTTTAATTTTTATAACGGGTGTTATTTTTTCTATTCAATGTAAAAAAATCATTAATCATACCGCAACCGGCATTTTTAATAAATAG
- a CDS encoding GumC family protein, whose amino-acid sequence MPSAIDQSGNKPSQRNDDDVIDFKQIISVVIKHWYLFVLSIAICSVLAFVYAYYASAEWSASAKILVDDSKNNPSSAASASGLGSDFGSLFNVKSSADNEVQILKSRSLMENTVKQLQLNVRVFSKEGLKETEIYQECPFSIKLNYKADTLFVQKYNIKFDANGQYTITNSKENVNETARVGQTIKLKNYDFVLNPITNRLPTGSYTIKIVSVDDAVAQLSNSFIAALSDKQATTIDLSLSYPQPKKSEVILEEIMKLYLQSNLQNKVQIADSTIEFINSRINLVGKELNEIEGDFESYKTRNGIADISTQSKVLVSSANDYYDKLNQTETQLKVIQDLEKVLHNPQNKSVIPSSMVAPNDVAFGQSINTYNEMLIQRDKASLAYTNNNPIIQNYDQQIETARQTLLRSITSFKSNLQTSESELKRQNGNVNNKLLQVPAKERGYLDIQRKQALKQDLYQFLLQKREETAISKTSTISSSRIIDHAKSDFYPFKPKKSIIFLVGIFLGLVLPTAYLFIKELLNIKINSKQDVVKATNATIVGEIGHNEAQETLVAINHSRTIISEQFRSLRTKLNYLLNTSKPNVILFTSSMGGEGKSFLSVNLGSALALTGKKVVFIELDLRKPKLSEIMGHDHNTFGYSNYAVSEFTDINKLIKPIWFDENCSLISSGPIPPNPTELLTNPKLERLINELKTKFDYIIIDCAPVGLVTDALIIEKLADLTFYVVREKHTYKEQINIINSLRDTNEIRNLYIILNDIKINRNSYSSYGYGLEKPQKWTSKLKVKRN is encoded by the coding sequence ATGCCATCCGCGATCGATCAATCTGGAAATAAACCCTCACAACGTAACGACGACGATGTTATAGATTTTAAGCAAATCATCTCTGTTGTTATAAAACATTGGTATTTGTTTGTATTAAGCATAGCAATATGTTCTGTTTTAGCTTTTGTGTATGCGTATTATGCCTCGGCTGAGTGGAGTGCATCAGCAAAGATATTGGTTGATGATTCTAAAAATAACCCGTCTTCGGCGGCAAGTGCAAGCGGCTTAGGCTCAGATTTTGGTTCTCTTTTTAATGTAAAAAGCAGTGCCGATAACGAAGTGCAGATATTGAAATCGCGTAGCTTAATGGAAAATACGGTTAAGCAATTGCAATTAAATGTTAGAGTTTTTAGTAAAGAGGGGTTAAAAGAAACCGAGATATACCAGGAGTGCCCATTTTCAATTAAGCTTAATTATAAAGCGGACACGCTTTTTGTGCAAAAATACAACATTAAATTTGATGCAAACGGGCAATATACTATTACCAATAGCAAAGAAAATGTTAATGAAACGGCAAGAGTTGGCCAAACTATCAAATTAAAAAATTATGATTTTGTTCTCAATCCGATAACAAACAGGTTACCTACAGGCTCTTATACCATAAAAATTGTATCTGTTGATGACGCCGTTGCTCAATTGAGCAATAGTTTTATTGCTGCTTTATCTGATAAACAGGCTACAACAATTGATTTATCTTTAAGCTACCCGCAGCCCAAAAAAAGCGAGGTGATTTTGGAAGAGATAATGAAGTTGTACCTGCAATCTAACTTACAAAACAAAGTGCAAATAGCCGATTCTACTATAGAATTTATTAATAGTAGAATAAACCTTGTTGGTAAGGAGCTTAACGAAATAGAAGGTGATTTTGAATCCTACAAAACAAGAAATGGAATTGCCGACATCAGTACCCAATCAAAGGTTTTAGTGAGTAGTGCCAACGATTATTATGATAAGCTTAACCAGACGGAAACCCAGTTAAAAGTTATTCAGGATCTGGAAAAAGTTTTGCATAACCCGCAAAATAAATCAGTAATCCCTAGCTCTATGGTTGCGCCTAACGATGTAGCATTTGGGCAGTCCATCAATACGTATAATGAAATGCTCATTCAGCGTGATAAAGCAAGTTTGGCCTATACTAACAACAACCCCATTATACAAAACTACGACCAGCAAATTGAAACCGCCCGGCAAACGTTGCTCAGAAGCATTACTTCGTTTAAAAGTAACCTGCAAACATCTGAGTCAGAACTGAAACGACAAAATGGAAATGTAAATAATAAATTACTCCAGGTTCCGGCTAAAGAACGGGGGTATCTGGATATACAGCGGAAGCAAGCACTGAAGCAGGATTTGTACCAGTTTTTATTGCAAAAAAGAGAAGAAACGGCCATATCAAAAACCTCCACTATTTCAAGTTCCAGAATTATAGATCATGCTAAAAGCGATTTTTATCCCTTTAAACCTAAAAAATCAATCATATTTTTAGTGGGCATTTTTTTGGGACTGGTACTGCCCACCGCTTATTTGTTTATAAAGGAGTTATTGAATATTAAAATAAACTCGAAGCAAGATGTTGTAAAGGCAACCAATGCAACAATTGTTGGTGAAATAGGCCATAACGAAGCGCAGGAAACATTAGTAGCCATAAACCATTCGCGTACAATTATATCTGAGCAGTTTAGAAGCTTACGAACCAAGTTAAATTATTTACTAAATACATCGAAGCCAAATGTTATTTTATTTACTTCGAGTATGGGTGGCGAAGGCAAGTCTTTTCTTTCGGTTAATTTGGGTAGCGCGTTGGCACTTACGGGTAAAAAAGTAGTTTTTATTGAGCTGGATTTACGAAAGCCCAAACTTTCTGAGATAATGGGCCATGACCATAATACTTTTGGTTATAGTAACTACGCTGTTTCTGAATTTACTGATATTAATAAGTTAATTAAACCAATCTGGTTTGATGAAAACTGTTCTTTAATTTCATCCGGACCTATCCCCCCTAATCCAACAGAGCTTTTAACCAACCCTAAGTTGGAACGGTTGATTAATGAGTTAAAAACCAAATTTGATTATATCATAATTGATTGCGCGCCGGTAGGCTTAGTTACCGATGCCTTAATAATAGAGAAACTGGCCGATTTAACGTTTTATGTTGTTAGAGAAAAGCATACTTATAAAGAACAAATTAACATTATTAACAGCCTTAGGGATACAAACGAAATTAGGAATTTGTACATCATTTTAAATGATATAAAAATTAACCGAAATAGTTATTCTTCTTATGGCTATGGTTTGGAGAAACCACAAAAATGGACTTCGAAACTTAAAGTGAAAAGAAATTGA
- a CDS encoding polysaccharide biosynthesis/export family protein, translating to MNTIYRLSLLLLLVILYASCSSIKNVKYFSNLADTTHRVELEKLNFTEPKIQPDDILSINIQTVDPTSSQVVTTGNMQSSAVGNSNTSGNTGQISGYLVDSKGNIELAVIGSIHVAGLTTEQAKEVIRTQALEYYKKASVSLRFANFKITILGEVSKPGTYVLSNEKVNILDALGQAGDLTIYGKRTNVTLIRSYDDGRRELVHLDLTSSQILNSPYYYLRQNDYIYVEPSKSKVVASDAIQNRNISIITAVAASLVSLLAILISTNKL from the coding sequence ATGAATACTATTTATAGATTAAGCCTTTTATTGTTATTGGTTATCTTATATGCCTCGTGCTCTTCCATAAAAAATGTAAAGTATTTTAGCAATTTAGCAGATACTACACATAGGGTTGAATTAGAAAAGTTAAATTTTACTGAGCCTAAAATACAGCCCGACGATATACTTTCCATCAATATCCAAACGGTTGACCCCACCTCGAGCCAAGTTGTTACAACAGGTAATATGCAAAGCTCGGCTGTTGGTAACAGCAATACATCTGGTAACACAGGTCAAATTTCCGGATATTTAGTTGATAGCAAAGGAAATATTGAACTGGCCGTAATTGGATCTATCCATGTAGCAGGTTTAACTACCGAACAAGCTAAAGAAGTTATCAGAACGCAAGCGCTTGAGTATTACAAAAAGGCATCGGTAAGTTTACGGTTTGCAAATTTTAAAATTACCATTCTTGGCGAGGTATCAAAACCAGGAACCTACGTGCTATCAAACGAAAAAGTTAATATACTTGATGCTTTGGGGCAGGCCGGCGATTTAACGATATACGGTAAGCGAACAAATGTTACGTTGATAAGAAGCTATGATGACGGCCGCCGCGAACTGGTTCATCTGGATTTAACCAGTAGTCAAATCTTAAATTCGCCATATTACTACTTACGGCAAAACGATTATATTTATGTAGAGCCAAGTAAATCAAAAGTTGTAGCATCTGATGCTATCCAAAATCGTAATATATCAATTATAACGGCTGTTGCGGCCTCTTTGGTATCGTTATTAGCTATTCTTATTAGTACCAATAAATTGTAA
- a CDS encoding M20/M25/M40 family metallo-hydrolase codes for MKINITLLLLVISFYGRAQTVIKQDAVIKQMVSEVSDKNIEAIVRKLVSFKTRHTLSDTMSKTEGIGAARNWIKSEMERYAAASGGRMTVKFDEFLQPAGDRFDKPTVLKNVLAVLKGTDDADSRIYIVSGHYDSRVNDVMDANSVEPGAVDDASGTAVSMEIARVMAKHTFPATIIFMAVAGEEQGLNGSIHVAKIAKEENWNVDAMLNNDIVGNTHGMENDLKDNMHVRVFSEGVPSTDVAARGDSLAMRRATAAINLLVNNGGENDSPSRQLARYVKEIAERYVDQLDVKMIYRRDRFLRGGDHVPFLQQGFSAVRFTEMNEDFNRQHQNVRKENGTDYGDVPEYADYQYMQKVGRMNLAVLANLAIAPAQPQNVLILTAQLTNKTSLKWNSPKGKAPAGYYVLMRETTSPYWEKRFYVTETSATLNYSKDNYFFAVQAVDADGHESLAVFPKVGR; via the coding sequence ATGAAAATAAATATAACATTGTTATTACTTGTAATTAGTTTTTACGGTCGCGCTCAAACCGTTATAAAACAGGATGCTGTAATTAAGCAAATGGTTAGCGAGGTATCTGATAAAAATATAGAAGCTATTGTACGCAAATTGGTAAGTTTTAAAACCAGGCATACTTTAAGTGATACCATGAGTAAAACCGAGGGTATTGGCGCGGCACGCAACTGGATAAAAAGCGAAATGGAAAGATATGCCGCTGCCTCGGGTGGTAGGATGACCGTTAAGTTTGACGAGTTTTTGCAGCCCGCCGGCGACCGCTTTGATAAACCAACTGTATTGAAAAACGTTTTGGCCGTTTTAAAAGGCACAGATGATGCCGATAGCCGTATTTATATCGTATCGGGCCATTACGATTCGAGGGTAAACGATGTTATGGATGCCAATTCTGTTGAGCCCGGCGCCGTTGACGATGCATCCGGCACAGCAGTATCTATGGAGATTGCCAGGGTTATGGCTAAACACACCTTCCCGGCAACAATTATTTTTATGGCCGTTGCCGGAGAAGAGCAGGGTTTAAACGGCTCAATACACGTTGCCAAAATAGCAAAGGAAGAGAATTGGAACGTTGATGCGATGCTCAATAATGACATTGTTGGCAATACTCACGGCATGGAAAACGACTTGAAAGATAATATGCACGTGCGTGTTTTTAGCGAAGGCGTACCATCTACCGATGTTGCAGCCCGTGGCGATAGCCTTGCCATGCGCCGTGCCACGGCTGCTATTAATTTACTGGTGAATAATGGCGGCGAAAATGATAGCCCATCGCGCCAACTGGCCCGCTATGTTAAAGAAATAGCGGAGCGCTATGTTGACCAACTGGACGTAAAAATGATATACCGGCGCGACCGCTTTTTACGCGGCGGCGACCATGTTCCGTTTTTACAGCAAGGCTTTAGCGCTGTGAGGTTTACAGAAATGAATGAAGATTTTAACCGCCAACATCAAAACGTGCGCAAAGAAAACGGAACGGATTACGGCGATGTACCTGAATATGCAGATTACCAATACATGCAAAAGGTTGGGCGCATGAATTTAGCTGTACTGGCCAACCTGGCCATCGCCCCGGCGCAGCCACAAAACGTATTAATCCTTACGGCCCAGCTCACCAACAAAACCAGCCTGAAATGGAACTCCCCAAAAGGCAAAGCGCCAGCCGGCTACTACGTACTCATGCGCGAAACCACAAGCCCCTACTGGGAAAAAAGGTTTTACGTAACCGAAACCAGTGCCACCCTCAACTATTCAAAAGACAATTACTTTTTTGCAGTACAAGCCGTTGATGCCGATGGCCACGAAAGTTTGGCCGTATTTCCAAAGGTTGGGCGCTAA